The Deltaproteobacteria bacterium HGW-Deltaproteobacteria-6 genome has a segment encoding these proteins:
- a CDS encoding DUF503 domain-containing protein — translation MVIGYGIIQLRIPESGSLKEKRSVLNKIIKRVQNEFNISIAQVGDLDHHQFAEIGFAMTGNESRYINGKADHLLRFIGDLEVAEVLNSKMEIMVVSDFLEATDWEAGKYDE, via the coding sequence ATGGTTATCGGCTACGGAATAATTCAATTACGGATTCCGGAATCCGGCTCTTTGAAGGAAAAAAGAAGCGTTTTGAATAAAATCATAAAACGCGTGCAAAATGAGTTTAACATTTCCATCGCCCAGGTGGGCGATCTGGATCATCATCAGTTCGCCGAAATCGGATTTGCGATGACCGGTAATGAGTCGCGCTACATCAACGGCAAAGCCGATCATCTGCTTCGGTTTATTGGTGATTTAGAAGTGGCGGAAGTGCTGAACTCGAAAATGGAAATTATGGTGGTTTCGGATTTTCTGGAAGCGACCGATTGGGAAGCAGGCAAGTACGATGAGTAG
- a CDS encoding DHH family phosphoesterase, which produces MTSLSATATVLKNCWPESPNRMKIMVKEILAAISQGKKFLITAHVRLDGDALGSELALYLMLKDLGKEAVIYNQDPTPEHYRFLPAAEDIVHDLAHLERYDVAFILDCSELDRVGKIAEKVATIKTLINIDHHVSNGGFCKLRLLDPKASSTGELLYRLMRRMHVKMTKDICTNLYAAILTDTGGFRYSSTHQETLRAAGDLVEGGAEPQWISENIYENDPPAKIQLLSRVLETLTLDMENRTASLTVMWKHLQDTGATMEQTDGFVDIPRTVRGIDIAMLYTQMGEKQFKLSLRSKGKVNVEKIARKFGGGGHVNAAACRIDGDIEAIKLRVQEAVKEL; this is translated from the coding sequence ATGACAAGTCTTTCGGCTACGGCAACCGTATTGAAAAACTGCTGGCCGGAATCGCCAAACAGGATGAAGATAATGGTTAAAGAAATACTGGCGGCGATTTCGCAAGGGAAGAAATTTTTGATCACAGCGCATGTTCGGCTGGATGGAGACGCGTTGGGTTCTGAACTGGCGCTGTATTTGATGTTAAAGGATTTAGGCAAGGAGGCGGTGATTTACAATCAGGATCCCACGCCTGAGCACTACCGGTTTTTGCCCGCAGCTGAGGATATTGTTCACGACCTTGCGCATCTGGAAAGATACGATGTCGCTTTTATTCTGGATTGTTCCGAACTTGACCGTGTGGGCAAAATTGCCGAAAAAGTGGCCACGATTAAGACGTTGATTAATATTGATCACCATGTATCCAATGGCGGGTTTTGCAAATTGAGATTGCTGGATCCCAAGGCCAGCTCTACCGGCGAACTTCTCTATCGTTTGATGCGCAGGATGCACGTGAAGATGACAAAAGACATCTGTACGAATCTGTACGCGGCTATTTTGACGGATACGGGCGGTTTCCGCTATTCCAGCACGCATCAGGAAACGCTCAGGGCGGCAGGCGATCTGGTGGAAGGCGGTGCGGAACCCCAGTGGATTTCCGAAAATATTTATGAAAATGATCCGCCGGCCAAGATTCAGCTATTGTCCAGGGTTCTGGAAACGTTGACTCTGGATATGGAAAACAGAACGGCGTCGCTAACGGTCATGTGGAAGCACCTGCAGGACACCGGCGCCACGATGGAACAGACCGACGGGTTTGTGGATATTCCCCGGACCGTCAGAGGGATTGACATTGCGATGCTCTATACGCAAATGGGAGAAAAACAGTTTAAGCTGAGCCTGCGTTCCAAAGGCAAGGTCAATGTGGAGAAAATAGCCCGGAAATTCGGCGGCGGCGGTCATGTCAACGCGGCGGCTTGCCGGATCGACGGCGATATCGAGGCCATTAAGTTGCGGGTGCAAGAAGCGGTCAAAGAGTTGTAG
- a CDS encoding ribosome-binding factor A: MSSFKRADRVGELIMAEMADILLKVVKDPRLHAVTITAVKMTDDLRNARIYFVEMGKDECSKDVMAGLSKAKGFVRRELGHRLQLRLVPDIVFVHDKSFGYGNRIEKLLAGIAKQDEDNG; this comes from the coding sequence ATGAGTAGTTTTAAAAGAGCGGACAGAGTAGGCGAGTTGATTATGGCGGAAATGGCCGATATTCTGCTCAAAGTTGTGAAAGATCCCCGTCTGCACGCGGTGACGATTACGGCAGTCAAAATGACGGATGATTTGCGTAACGCCAGAATTTATTTTGTTGAGATGGGCAAAGATGAATGCAGCAAAGATGTTATGGCGGGCCTCAGCAAAGCCAAGGGATTTGTAAGGCGGGAACTGGGCCATCGTCTGCAGCTTCGCTTGGTACCGGATATTGTTTTTGTGCATGACAAGTCTTTCGGCTACGGCAACCGTATTGAAAAACTGCTGGCCGGAATCGCCAAACAGGATGAAGATAATGGTTAA